Proteins found in one Paenibacillus sp. FSL R10-2782 genomic segment:
- a CDS encoding MTH1187 family thiamine-binding protein, protein MAIAEVTVIPIGTGSTSLSDYVAQMQKVLKTQKGITYELTSMSTIIEGSLDDVFTAIAALHEAPFLSGAKRVSTSVKIDDRRDKASSSRQKLRSVADKLSGTGTGNVTELNPNPS, encoded by the coding sequence ATGGCTATTGCAGAAGTGACCGTAATCCCGATTGGAACAGGCAGTACCAGCCTGAGCGACTATGTTGCACAGATGCAGAAAGTGCTGAAGACGCAAAAAGGAATTACTTACGAACTTACCTCCATGAGTACGATTATTGAAGGTTCGCTGGACGATGTGTTCACCGCTATCGCTGCGCTGCATGAAGCGCCATTCCTGTCAGGAGCCAAGCGCGTTTCCACCTCGGTCAAAATCGATGATCGCCGTGACAAAGCTTCCTCCAGTCGCCAAAAGCTCCGTTCCGTCGCAGATAAACTGTCCGGCACCGGGACAGGGAACGTTACCGAATTAAATCCAAATCCTAGTTGA
- a CDS encoding ribonucleoside-diphosphate reductase subunit alpha, whose product MPQLVTKPNNRQLAFDEIRISVYADRMLSGLDKLEKDRLIRGVTSKLRRDEVTGDEISNAFAMAALELVSKEEPDWKFAAARSLLTSLYKKAATHRRYKSYADEPYGAFYPLITELVKKGIYRQELLDYYTKEQIDELGASILPKNDLLFDYIGLLTLSERYLANDFDGRVMELPQERYMIIAMYLMHKEPADKRMELVKEAYWAMSNMYMTAATPTMSNAGKKVAGQLSSCFIDTVDDSLEGIFDSNTDVARLSKMGGGIGVYLGKVRARGSDIRGHKNTSSGVIPWIRQLNNTAVSVDQLGTRKGAIAVYLDVFHKDILAFLDLKLNNGDERMRAHDVFHGVCLPDLFMERVEARGEWNLFCPHEVKKVMDWKDDNGRPLGLEDFYDEGFGTGSFREKYEEASQHPILSRITVPAIDIMKRLMKSQLETGTPYMFYRDTVNRANPNRAHGMVYSSNLCTEIMQNQSATVVEKEELVTKDGQTRIVISKIPGDFVVCNLNSIHLARAVPAGVLDRLVPIQVRMLDNVIDINNIEVLQAQYTNSQYRAVGLGTFGLHHLLALEGIRWESDEAVTYNDHLYEKINYLAVKSSMELAKEKGRYAKFEGSDWSSGHYFTSRGYTDGTREGKFVTTSEWSELAEEVKQNGVRNAWLFAIAPNGSTSIIAGSTASIDPLYELLSYEEKTTYKIANPAPDLNEKTIWYYKTAFLLDQHASINMASARQRHIDQGQSFNLYVRPDIKATEFLELHIHAWKSGMKSTYYVRSRALTIEECDSCAS is encoded by the coding sequence ATGCCACAACTCGTAACGAAACCAAACAACCGCCAGTTGGCTTTTGATGAAATACGTATTTCCGTTTATGCCGATCGTATGCTCAGCGGATTGGACAAGCTGGAGAAAGATCGCCTGATTCGCGGTGTAACCAGCAAGCTGCGCCGGGACGAAGTCACGGGCGACGAAATCAGCAACGCGTTTGCGATGGCTGCGCTTGAACTGGTCAGCAAGGAAGAACCGGACTGGAAATTCGCCGCTGCTCGCTCCTTGCTCACTTCCTTATATAAAAAGGCGGCTACTCACCGCCGTTACAAATCCTATGCGGACGAGCCTTACGGCGCTTTTTATCCGCTGATTACCGAGCTGGTCAAGAAAGGCATCTATCGTCAAGAGCTGCTCGACTACTACACCAAGGAGCAAATTGACGAGCTGGGTGCCTCCATTTTGCCGAAAAATGATCTGCTGTTCGATTATATCGGGCTGTTGACGCTGTCCGAGCGTTATCTGGCGAACGATTTTGACGGACGCGTAATGGAACTGCCGCAGGAACGCTATATGATCATCGCAATGTACCTGATGCACAAGGAGCCTGCCGACAAGCGCATGGAGTTGGTGAAGGAAGCTTACTGGGCGATGAGCAATATGTACATGACGGCGGCTACGCCAACCATGTCCAATGCCGGGAAAAAGGTCGCCGGACAGCTCTCCAGCTGCTTCATCGACACCGTAGACGACTCGTTGGAAGGCATTTTCGATTCCAACACCGATGTAGCCCGTCTCAGCAAAATGGGCGGCGGCATTGGCGTATACCTTGGTAAAGTACGAGCGCGTGGCTCCGACATCCGTGGACACAAAAATACAAGCTCCGGCGTCATCCCGTGGATTCGCCAGCTCAACAATACAGCGGTCAGCGTAGACCAACTGGGTACACGTAAAGGCGCAATTGCCGTCTATCTGGACGTATTCCACAAAGACATTCTTGCATTCCTCGACCTCAAGCTGAACAACGGTGACGAGCGCATGCGTGCACATGATGTTTTCCATGGCGTATGTCTGCCTGATTTGTTCATGGAGCGGGTGGAAGCTCGTGGCGAATGGAATCTGTTCTGCCCGCATGAAGTGAAGAAGGTCATGGACTGGAAGGATGACAACGGCCGTCCACTGGGGTTGGAGGATTTTTACGATGAAGGCTTTGGTACAGGTTCCTTCCGCGAGAAGTATGAGGAAGCGTCACAGCATCCAATTCTCTCCCGCATTACGGTGCCTGCCATCGACATTATGAAGCGCCTGATGAAGTCACAACTGGAAACAGGTACGCCGTACATGTTCTACCGCGACACCGTAAACCGTGCGAACCCGAACCGCGCCCACGGTATGGTATATTCCTCCAACCTGTGCACGGAAATTATGCAAAACCAATCGGCGACCGTGGTGGAAAAAGAGGAATTAGTCACCAAGGATGGACAAACACGCATTGTCATTTCCAAAATCCCTGGCGATTTTGTCGTCTGCAACCTGAACTCCATCCATCTGGCTCGCGCGGTTCCGGCAGGTGTGCTGGATCGTCTCGTACCGATTCAGGTACGTATGCTGGATAACGTGATTGATATCAACAACATTGAGGTGCTGCAAGCACAATATACGAATAGCCAATATCGTGCAGTCGGTCTGGGTACGTTCGGACTTCATCATCTGCTCGCACTCGAAGGCATCCGTTGGGAATCCGATGAAGCGGTAACCTATAACGATCATTTATACGAAAAAATTAACTATTTGGCTGTAAAATCGAGCATGGAGCTGGCGAAGGAAAAAGGCCGTTATGCCAAATTTGAAGGCTCTGACTGGTCTTCCGGGCATTATTTCACATCCCGTGGTTATACGGACGGTACTCGTGAAGGTAAATTTGTCACCACGTCCGAGTGGAGTGAGCTTGCCGAAGAAGTCAAACAAAACGGTGTTCGCAATGCATGGCTGTTCGCCATCGCGCCTAACGGTTCCACGTCCATCATTGCAGGTTCTACGGCCAGCATTGATCCATTGTATGAGTTGCTTTCCTATGAAGAGAAAACAACCTACAAGATTGCTAACCCTGCACCGGACTTGAATGAAAAAACAATCTGGTACTACAAAACGGCTTTCCTGCTGGATCAGCATGCTTCGATCAACATGGCCTCTGCCCGTCAGCGTCATATTGACCAAGGCCAAAGCTTTAACCTGTATGTGCGCCCGGATATCAAAGCTACTGAATTCCTGGAACTGCACATCCACGCCTGGAAATCAGGTATGAAATCAACCTATTATGTACGCAGTCGCGCACTGACGATTGAAGAATGCGATAGCTGTGCATCCTAA
- a CDS encoding ribonucleotide-diphosphate reductase subunit beta, which translates to MQLQKIFNTEAPNRSTRIIEGENSGILNWNDIRMPHMYKLYKVLLLNHWIPDEIPMSKDASQFPTLDAEEQRTFKINIGLLAVLDSMQTMFVGDVKRYFTDSSLEAVSAIIGQQEVVHNQSYSYVLSSLVSDQEQKEIFEYWKNDPVLLERNTFISDIYQEFRDEQNPQTFFQAMVADLILEGIFFYSTFAFFYNLARDQKMMSTSQMISYIQRDENQHCYFFAEVFKQLLSDFPELDTKENKDYVYRMIDRAVELETNWAHYTLKEVRGIDLNELGDYIKYMANMRLRLLGMDKAYEGVDVNCMPWIKPFSDEALNATKTDFFEAKSRNYGKVGDDNGFDDL; encoded by the coding sequence ATGCAGTTACAAAAGATATTTAACACGGAAGCGCCTAACCGCTCTACCCGCATTATTGAAGGCGAAAATTCCGGTATCTTGAACTGGAACGATATCCGCATGCCGCATATGTACAAGCTGTACAAGGTGCTGCTGCTCAACCACTGGATTCCGGATGAAATCCCGATGTCCAAGGACGCATCTCAATTCCCTACACTGGATGCCGAAGAACAGCGCACGTTCAAAATCAACATCGGCCTGCTGGCCGTGCTGGATTCCATGCAAACGATGTTTGTCGGGGATGTAAAACGCTACTTTACCGATTCTTCACTGGAAGCTGTGTCAGCTATTATCGGGCAGCAGGAGGTCGTGCATAACCAGTCCTACTCCTACGTGCTATCCTCTCTGGTATCAGATCAGGAGCAGAAGGAAATTTTTGAATATTGGAAAAATGATCCCGTACTGCTGGAGCGCAACACATTCATCTCGGACATTTACCAGGAGTTCCGTGATGAGCAAAATCCGCAAACCTTTTTCCAGGCGATGGTGGCGGACCTGATTCTGGAGGGCATTTTCTTTTATAGTACGTTCGCTTTCTTCTATAATTTGGCCCGTGACCAAAAGATGATGTCGACCAGCCAAATGATTTCGTATATTCAGCGGGATGAAAATCAGCATTGCTACTTTTTTGCCGAAGTGTTCAAGCAATTGCTGTCTGATTTTCCTGAGCTGGACACGAAGGAAAATAAAGATTATGTCTACCGCATGATCGACCGAGCAGTCGAGCTGGAAACCAACTGGGCGCACTACACGCTCAAAGAGGTTCGCGGCATCGACCTGAACGAACTGGGCGATTATATCAAGTACATGGCGAACATGCGCCTGAGACTGCTTGGTATGGACAAAGCCTACGAAGGCGTAGACGTAAATTGTATGCCTTGGATCAAGCCGTTCTCGGATGAAGCGCTGAACGCGACAAAAACTGACTTCTTTGAAGCAAAATCGCGCAATTACGGCAAGGTCGGAGACGACAACGGATTTGACGATTTGTAA
- a CDS encoding acetylglutamate kinase, whose product MTKNPQRVSKAKVELKSFMRMLWEQHIAWTRMTILSLVFHLPDVNVVTARLLQNATDMGNSLRPFYGDHVAQTYSNLIREHLVLAADLVKAAIAGDQNLVAATEKKWYSNADEISEFLSRINPYLPKEEFRKMFYEHLALTKSEAVSMITKDYKTSVQVYDKIEAEALEMADMITDAIAKQFPGIFM is encoded by the coding sequence ATGACCAAAAATCCTCAACGTGTAAGCAAGGCGAAGGTTGAATTGAAAAGCTTCATGCGTATGCTGTGGGAACAACATATAGCCTGGACTAGGATGACTATCCTTAGCTTGGTCTTTCATTTACCTGATGTGAACGTGGTTACCGCCCGGCTTCTTCAAAATGCAACAGATATGGGGAATTCACTTCGACCTTTTTATGGTGATCATGTTGCTCAAACATACAGTAACTTAATTAGGGAACATTTAGTCCTTGCTGCGGATCTTGTTAAAGCAGCCATAGCAGGAGATCAAAATCTGGTTGCAGCCACAGAAAAAAAGTGGTACTCCAACGCCGATGAAATCTCCGAATTTTTAAGCCGCATCAATCCCTATCTACCTAAAGAAGAATTTAGGAAAATGTTCTACGAACACTTAGCCTTAACAAAGTCAGAGGCTGTCTCCATGATCACCAAGGATTATAAAACAAGTGTTCAGGTATATGATAAAATCGAGGCGGAAGCGTTAGAGATGGCGGATATGATCACTGACGCAATCGCTAAACAATTCCCTGGAATATTTATGTAA
- a CDS encoding collagen-like protein produces MNITTPTVIGPTGPQGIPGSQGVPGPAGAIGPQGFPGAIGAVGAAGPTGATGPTGPAGGPVGPTGATGAVGAAGPTGATGPTGPAGGPVGPTGATGAAGAAGPTGATGATGAAGGVLGFADFFALMPPDNAATVAPGTDVSFPQNGPTSGTTITRTGPSSFNLAAIGTYQVLSQVSVTEAGQLILTLNGADLAYTVVGRATGTSQIVEMAIVQTTVINSILTVRNPAGNSTALTITPLAGGARSVSAHLVITQLA; encoded by the coding sequence GTGAATATTACTACTCCGACAGTGATTGGTCCTACGGGTCCACAAGGCATACCAGGTTCTCAAGGAGTACCTGGACCGGCTGGAGCTATAGGCCCACAAGGCTTTCCTGGCGCTATAGGAGCAGTAGGGGCGGCTGGGCCAACAGGAGCCACAGGTCCAACTGGTCCAGCGGGAGGTCCGGTCGGACCAACAGGTGCTACAGGAGCAGTAGGGGCGGCTGGGCCAACAGGAGCCACAGGTCCAACTGGTCCAGCGGGAGGTCCGGTCGGACCGACAGGTGCTACAGGAGCAGCAGGGGCGGCTGGGCCAACGGGAGCCACCGGCGCTACAGGAGCAGCAGGGGGTGTATTGGGATTTGCAGATTTTTTTGCCTTGATGCCTCCTGATAATGCAGCAACTGTTGCTCCGGGTACAGACGTAAGTTTTCCGCAAAATGGCCCTACCAGCGGGACTACTATTACCCGAACCGGTCCTAGCTCTTTTAATTTAGCAGCAATAGGGACTTATCAGGTGCTCTCTCAGGTTAGCGTAACCGAAGCGGGACAACTCATCTTGACACTCAATGGCGCTGATCTCGCCTATACTGTAGTCGGACGTGCAACAGGTACATCGCAAATCGTAGAAATGGCTATAGTGCAAACGACGGTCATTAATTCCATACTGACTGTTCGAAATCCTGCTGGCAATTCTACTGCACTTACTATTACTCCTCTCGCTGGAGGAGCAAGATCTGTTTCAGCACATCTTGTTATCACACAATTAGCATAG